Genomic window (Shewanella psychropiezotolerans):
GTCATCGCCGAAACGCTCTTTCATCTCAGCAAGCTTAGGCTGTAGATTACGCATCTTAGCCATAGAGGTGTACTGAGCCTTAGTTAGCGGGAATAACATACCACGCACGGTAAGCGTGATAAGAATAATCGCCAGACCCCAGTTAGACACTATTGACTGGAAGAACATAAGTAATTTGTAGATAGGAACGGCTATCCACCAAAGGAAACCATAATCAACGACTAAGTTAAGTGAGTCTGAGATTGCAGAAAGTGCTTCCTGATCTTTAGGACCAACATAGAACTGAGCATTGATAGCCTGAGTCGCACCAGGTGCAACATCATAGATGGCGCCACGGAAACCGATATTAGCCTGACCGCCGGCACTGATGCTGGAGAAAATAGTGTTCTGGTCGTCAGCTGGTGGTACCCAGGCAGAAACGAAGTAGTGTTGCAGCATAGCTGCCCAACCACCTAGCGTCTTCTTATCCAGGTTCTTATCAGCCATATCATCGAAGCTGTACTTCTCGTAACGAATATCTGCTGTAGAGAAGGCTGGACCACGATAAGTCGGCATCATCATGCTGCTTTCGCTTTCTTTGATGCTGTGTTTGATCTGACCGTACATCTGAACTTGAAGCTGCTTATCTGTGGTGTTGTCTATCACGTAGTCGACATCAATTTTGAATTGACCACGGTGGAAGATAAACATCTTAGTGTAGTTAGCACCGTTTTCAGCAACATAGGTCAAGGGTACTTCTAAAGTATTTTGGCCCGCAGTCATGCTGTAGTCGCGTGATGTACTGTTGAAGTGAGCTCGGCCCTTAGTGCTACTGTCGATACCATCACGACCGATAAGACCACTCTGAGATATGTAGTTAATATCTTTAGTTTGTTCCAGAAGAACGAATGGCTCGTCATTTTCTAGCTCTAATTTATGTTCAATTAGGGCCGAGTAGACGATATCACCACCAATTGGATTAATCTTGATGACTAATTGGTCGGTAGTCACTGTGATCAATTCTTTCGAAGCGACAACTGCAGCTGGAAGCGCTGAATCTGCATTTGG
Coding sequences:
- the yidC gene encoding membrane protein insertase YidC, producing MESQRNILLIGLLFVSFLLWQQWQMDQAPQPVATETSSVTTASNATDAHSSDVPNADSALPAAVVASKELITVTTDQLVIKINPIGGDIVYSALIEHKLELENDEPFVLLEQTKDINYISQSGLIGRDGIDSSTKGRAHFNSTSRDYSMTAGQNTLEVPLTYVAENGANYTKMFIFHRGQFKIDVDYVIDNTTDKQLQVQMYGQIKHSIKESESSMMMPTYRGPAFSTADIRYEKYSFDDMADKNLDKKTLGGWAAMLQHYFVSAWVPPADDQNTIFSSISAGGQANIGFRGAIYDVAPGATQAINAQFYVGPKDQEALSAISDSLNLVVDYGFLWWIAVPIYKLLMFFQSIVSNWGLAIILITLTVRGMLFPLTKAQYTSMAKMRNLQPKLAEMKERFGDDRQKMGQAMMELYKKEKVNPMGGCLPILLQMPIFISLYWVLMESVELRHAPFMLWITDLSVQDPYYVMPILMGISMFVMQRMQPMAPTMDPMQQKMMQWMPVVFTVFFLWFPAGLVLYWLVGNLVAITQQKIIYAGLAKKGLK